The sequence TTTGGCATTGAGGCGATAGGTTAATGAGGACTGGGTTTACAGGCATTCGGCAATCtcaaacacactctctctctctctcacacacacacacacacacacgcacacacacgcacgcacacgcacacacacacactcacactgtgaaGCCTTAAAGCCAAGCCATGTGGGGGTAGGTGACAGTGAGCGACcactcagacagacagtcatTGTGTTGGAATGGAGGCATAATATAACCTCAGGTCGTCTGGCAGAACATTAAAAGGCTCTCTCATTTTACAGCAGAGTTAGCTGACTTCATTACAATACCATTTTCCGTCTTGTTTGAAGTTTTATTGTGGAGTTTCGGTGAGTAGATGCGTGACAAATAAATGGGAGAGTAGATTAGGTGCAGACTGATTGCTTTGCTGAGTTATTGTATGTGTCAGAGTGTTGTTGCTTTGCCTGTACTTgtggatttgtgttttgttggcAGGCTGTAAGGATTATGGTAACTCACCTAGCCTGATTTTCTCCACctcactttctctgtctttttcactctctccaTCCATTGGGATTACTGGTCCCAGGATTTAATCATGGCCACCCAGGCTCTGTTTACCAAAGTGCAATATTTCTGCTGGTCTCAACAAGTTATTGACTTTACTCTACAGTCTTTCAGTATCCTGCTTTATTTTGGAAACTCAGTAGTCACTGACTATTGTTTTCATGATCAGTGAAACTCTACTGTTCAGTGACCTCCCATTAAAGACAAAGGAACGATGCACAAAAGCACTTTTCATGAATGGTTCTTATTATTGTCGTTTGCACTTTTGCCCTCGTCTGTACTGTGCCTGCTCTGATCTGACAATTTTATACTTTCCACCTGTTGCTCTAGTCTTCACACTGGCTTTGCCTTTGGTTAGTCACGCTGTGTTGCTGTTAGAGCAGGGGCAGATGAAAATCTAGCTGCATAGACCAGTGAGTAGAGAGTTGTAGTGAAGGGGGGATGGAAATGGAGCAACAGTCCAGCACAGGAAGCAGGTAAGGTAGGAAAAGGGATATGGGTGAAAATGAGCAGGAACAGGAAAGAGGGTTAAAAGTGGAAGTAGGTGATGAAAGGCCCTAAAACACATGGTATTGATAGCATGGTAGTTCACCAGGAAGAGGTCACCTTTATCAGTGGTTACAGatgcactaatcaatatttttgtattaacaaTTAATGAAATCAGCGTAAAGACACAGGGGTCAGTTTAGCAATTAACTCAAAGAATGCTGTCACAATTCCTTAAATCAGTGTTTAATGCTAAGTGCTAATGCACTTGATAATCTTAGCATCAGGTGCCAATTAATGCAGAttcaaagaaaatgttctgACGGTTTTAACTAAGTAAATTGATTGTTATTGAATAAAAAGGCCAAATTTTGTGATTTGGCCTCTGCAGCATTAGGATTTGTTGTTTCATACTACTGTTTTATACTACTGTGCCTGATTAGGAAGTGAGGTCCTAATCATGATCGGTTCGTCATGATTTGTAGGGTTACTTGTGTCATGCTTGAAAAGAGATCAAAACAGAGACGGCACACTAACACTGCTTTTTGTCTATCTTGCAATCATGCATAAGTACCTAGCATTGCACTTTGCTAGTTTGTCCTTTATCCAAGTTTGAACAGGCTTCCACGCAACTATCCACAACAAATCTGCTGCCTGTGCTCTACTGCAGATTTCTTGCTGCTGTAAACGCTGACACAATGTACCCATAACCTCACTGGTTTTACAGGAATGAGCCCACTTCAGCTTTGTTTTCACAGTGACGGATCACACCAACCGGAACTCCTGCAGTTTGAGTCAAAAGGCCACAGTGTAGATTTCTGATcctatttcttcttctcttttaaCATTCCAGTAGCTGAACGAGGCAGATGTGAAAGGATGAtgatgaaagaagaaatgaaaactgaacGAGGTGATATAAGTAACATGTTTGCTGCTCAGCAGTAGAGGAGATGGTTTAGATGGCAAATAATGTCCCCCTTCACATTTGATTTTGTCAGGAGATCTTAAAGGGCTCAGACCCTGGTGTCTGTGTGCTCACCAAATAATGGCCAAACAGGATTATAGATGCCTGGTTTTCCCAAGAGCTCTGGCCTCTTTGGAGCCTCTCTTTCCACTACCTGGTATTGGAATTCCCCTAAACCCCCAACCACTGCCCCCACCCAGCCTCCCTTTGTGTCCTCATTCCTAAACCcccttcttttttgtctttcttcttgCTTTTCTAACTCTGTCCTGAGCCCAGCAGAGTCTCCGGAACAGCTCAAAGGTTGCGTGTTATTGCAAGGGGTGATCTGCTGCTGTGGAATAAAGGGCTTCCTCTCCTGGCATTATTAACAGACTTATCATAACAGGATTATTTCCCCATCACTGAGCCCATTTGTGGATCTTGTTAGAGAGCTACCTGGGaacttttttcttctgtcagtcCTGCTTTTACTCATCCTAGGCCAGTTGCTTCCATGTGGCCAGTAGACTCTCACAAGCATTCTGTGTATTTCCAGCTCCAGTCAGAAGCAGTGAATCTGCCTTTAGGATATTCAGCATCATTTACTCGTTTTAGTGTGTCAGGATGTGGTGTAAAGTGCCCCAGGTTTGACCCTGTAATAGCTGACTGCAACGCTATTGGAGTTTATTTTTGAACATCGAATCAAATACCTCACTGAGAGAAACGCCTTATGAAAGACTATCAGAATGATTTCAGGCACTTGagatgttttctatttttagtgatgaattctgtttttttcGCTGCCTGCCTTTTGCTGCTGACAGCAGAGGAGGATGCATGTAATGAGGAAGGTGGAGGAAATGGTAGGGGCAGATGGAGGGATGGTAAaagtattttcactttgtcaaaGGAATGCAGccaaggaggagaggagggctttaataacttttaagAATTAACCAGTGAGCAACATCAGAGAGCGAAAATAGCTTTCGGGATTTGTTGTCCAAGTAGCCAGAACAAAACCAGACCGTTGGAGATCACAGCAGTGGGAGGACAGAATCAGACCGGCTCCCCTTCACTCACCAGAGGGGGTCACAGGGTTAGGATCTGGGGGAGGCATGAGGACAGTCTCACGGGTTGTTAATACTATTATCCCTGCTCAGAGAGATCCTTGTCAGGACTAGAAGCAAAGACGATGTGGGGATATTAAATAAAAGGTGAAAGGAGGACGTGAGGTGTGATTATTTTGGCAGAGGAAGTGATCACATGCTACACATATCTTTATCTCCTTGACTCATGTGTACTCATGttgtctgtcttctctctttaaCTCCCTCTCACTCCCTGTCATTGTACTCACAGGCATAATCTCAGTTTAGTCAATATGGAGTCAGCTGTCAGGAACTGAATCATCCTACTGACTGATCATTAACAAATAAGACCTGCCATATTTCCTTGACTCCTGTAGTGCTGGATGATACGACCAGTATTCATAATATACTATGACAATCTGATGGCGTATTTATAGTTTGTTCTGATTTGCTCactcatttttttgtttacagctAGTGATTACATCTTAAAGGATGCACTATACTTGAAACAAACTAGCTTGTGCAGCATGTCATCCAAACACACCTTAAGGCAAACGTCTTCATACCGACGTTTAATGGCAAACAGGAATAATAGGGACTATAAGGATGTTTCTCTTTGAAGGCATTCATGATTTTCAACTTTATAGTGTTTGCACCATTGTCTCCAAATGTGTGGTTACCCTGGTCTGCTCCACCCTCTATTGCCTTTAAACAGAGTGGATGAGACAGGCCCCAGCATTAACCTCCTACCCCACCCCCAACCCTTTTCGACATTTGAAAGTTGGAAGGTGTTTGAGAATGGGGGTCAGGCACTGTTTGACAGTCTACTTTAGAGTATACTGAGGCCCCAAGGCTGCCAGAATAGAAACACTCATCTCCCAATATTGTGGTGTACTTTAACTTTTTGTGTGCTGGTAAGGGaaagtgtgtgtaaaagtgtttgCCTGTGTTGCATTGGCATGTCTATATAGAAAGCacttcagctgtgttttttaGTCATCCCTTTTGCATTTGTCTGACAGAACAGATGCAGTCCTATTTTAATCAATCCAGCTGCTCCAATCTACACAGGCTGCATATTGCTTGTACTATACAGTAGATCAGTATATGTGGACAAGCTTTATGCTTCTTCCATTTAAGTAACTGCAGTCTATTGGCCTCTGAGCATGGCAAAAACATGGATGACCTAAAACTCAATGCCACACCAATGCTGATGCTCAATGCCACAGCGGTACAGGCATGGTGTAAGACACTGCAATACAAGGGAATCTGATCTAATTCTTTGATTAAATTGTGCttcaataaacaaaacaaaagctccACCTGTTCAGGTAattctctctctatctccccTTGACATTTTCTggcatatatatctatatatctgaGACAACAGACTTTGTTTGGGTCTCCCATGATTGCTGCATCTATTTTATGTGTATGGATATCCCTGTACAGTACATGCCCTGTCTGGGTGTCAGTCTGTACGATTATGTTAGTCCCAACAGACTGTGTGCAGCCGTAGCTGACGTGGATTATTCCACTTGGCCAGACGGATTTGGACTTGGCACGACAAGCTCAGGATACGTGTCCCATCAGTGTCCCTATGGGGCACTAACACTGATAATACTATCTGCACATGGAAGACTTAATCTGCTGCCACTTTTTGTGTTAGTAATCTGTATCCCTATTTCTCATTCTAAAAATAGTGTAGCAACCAAGTGACTCAGTTATTCATTACTTGAAAGATTTGTTGatacgtgtgtgtgcattgtgaTCAGGAAACAGTATTAGAAGTAATACATAGATGACTGCACACCAGGTTCAGATGAGGACATTTAGGATAatcacagagcagctgcagtcGGCGATGACCGTGACTCATTCTCTCTCCCACTGTCTGTCGCCACTAAAtccatcctcttttttttttctcttcttgcttCATTAATGACATTGACAATTAGCAACGGTGTCACCAGAGATATAGTCTGTATTTAATGAGGGATGAGCTTATACAGGAGTGGGATCTGGGGATCTCCTCCAAGagaaatgtttcaaaaacaGCTCTGAAGTGCTGTAGCTAATGAGTTTTCTGAGTGGGAACAGAcctaaaatcaataaataatttgccgaaaaagaattaaaattttaattgtaATACATTTGTATGCAAATTAAAActataacatttacattttgaaattttaACTTTTATGCTGAGATGAATAATAAGGTTAATGATAAGATAaacagtctgtctctgtgtgcccTGTGATAGAGTGGTCATCTGTCCAGATTGTTCACCACCTTTTGCACAAACTCTGCTGGGGATGGTTCTCAAAGTTTTTTTACACATGTCTGAGATGTTAAGTACAAATAACATTATCAGATGTTGGCACGCTGAAGTTCCCACATTAGTTGTATGTAATAATAGAGTCCTGAAACCAGAAGTAGTACTCTTCTATATGGTGGGAAAGACAACTCAGTAGTAAACTTAATTCATAAATTCATatgcaaaacagaaaaggcagagTAAATGATTTGGGAGGACTACATCACATATTTGGGGCCTAAAGGGCCATAAAATCGGTTGTGACATCATTGGTAGTTAGAGGAAAATATTATGTCTCATGAATATTGAATTATAAACCTTCCATGCATGAATACAACTCTTCAATGGAGCATCTGTAATAGTCACATCTTTTGTGAGTAAGAATTCAATTTagttctttattttctttcatcagAGTGCGTGGTGTGTCTGACGCCATCGGGCTGCCATGGCTCTGGTTCAGGCGCTACCTGTGACTGACCACCCCAATCCAGGTCTCGACGTCCAGCAGTGCCGACCACTATCATCCCATTCCCCCTCGGCCCCCTGCTCAGGCCCCTGTGGGCCCTGTAGCCCTGGGACAGCGATGGGTTCTGTCAGCAGTCTCATATCAGGCCGTACATACCAGGAGAGACACTGTCGGGCTGGTAGTGAATTCAACGCCAAGCCACGACGCTCCACGCCAGCTACCAGCTGTTTCCGGCTCCAGGATAACACCCTGAGAAGCGGGAGCTCCTTGGAGCAGCTACTGGTTGTCAGCAACCAATCTCAGCCCCAGGTTCTGCCTCCTCCACTGCCCACCAAGAAGCAGCCTCGGCCTGGTAACTCTGCTGGGGCATACAGGAGTGAAACAGTTGCTGGGGCAGTAGGTGGTGGCTCTAATGGGAAATTAGAGTATGTGAGTGATGAAGTGGTGGTTGGAGACTGGAACGACAACCTGGTGGTGGCAGCTGCAAGCCCGTGCAGTGACCCGGAGGACCAAAGGGACAACAGGACTCTGAACGGCAACATTGGAGGGCCTCCACCCAAACTCATCCCAGTGTCAGGACAGTTAGAGAAGGTAAGAGAAACAGTGTGTAGAGCTGTAAACAGTATATCTGTTGAGAAGGAATGAGACCCTGCAGTACAGAAATGCCAAACTCATTTAGTATCCAATACATAAGAGCActgaaaaatagattttaaaaaatattatattctttgtttgtgtgtgtagatgttaaaaaaacataactatCAAGTGTATAAAAGGTAAATACTAATCAGCATTGGCCTCAATAATCCAGTATGAGTCAGTTGTAGCAGATGGTGCTATATTTACATTCTCTCCAGAGCCAGAGCAGTACATTAGTATGGCTAATATTATACACACTGTTCTCATGAAACACTTAAACAGAATTTCTGCAGCGtgtgctgacatgttttatggCAGATTACCTCAGCTCTCTAATTGCCCCTTTATTCCCATTGATCCAGAGGGAAACTTAATCACTGGCCTGACAGGCTCAGATGGATCATTTGACAGCTACTCACCTTGCAGATACGTCATGAGCTCACTTAGgttcagtgacgtatttactgaACCTCAGGGAAGAAAAATGCTTGAGAACATGTGAGGAGCTTTCACCCGcactgtctttcttttcttcctcctcctcctcctcctcctttgtttctgtggcttttaatcagattttctctgtcctttcttcTTTATCCTTCTCTCTCTTGCCTGCCTCTCTATTTTAAATGATAGGAAAATCATTAAGAAAATTACTTAATGAAGCCCATGAATAtcaattaaatcaaattaaactaATCAGGGCCTTGAGGGCTGACCTGCCAGCATATCACTCACCCCTTTCTAATGCATGTTATTCAGCCACTGCTAATTAGCACAGCTTAGCTTTTATCACTAATGCTgctttttatataattttgtaCTTTCAGAACATAGAGAAAGTGTTAATCCGTCCTACAGCGTTCAAACCTGTTGTTCCAAAGAACCGTCACTCTGTGCAGTACCTGTCACCACGGCCAGGCGGCAGCAGCCTGTCGGAAAGCCAGGCCAGCCTCCACCTTGTGCTGCCCCTTGGAGGATCCAACAGTGCCAATAGCACAAATGGCAATGGAGGGGGCAGCAGTTCCAGCTCTGAAGGAAAACGCAACTCCTACAGTGGAAGTCGTAATGCTCGGAGCAGTCAGTCCTGCTCCATGTCAGATTCAGGGAGGAACTCCCTCTCCAGCCTCCCTACTCACAGCAGTACAGGCTACAGTTTAGCTCCCAGTGAGGGCTCCAGCTCCAGGTCTGGTTCTGGGGGCCAGCTGGAACCCACCTCAGGCTTGGGCCGAAACACTTCGGGTGGAAGTGGAAGCCATGGTCACACTAATTCAGACAGTGGGCGTTCCTCATCCAGCAAGAGCACAGGTTCAGGTTCACTCAGTGGGCGTGGACAGCCCCTATCAGACAGCGGATCCTGTGGCCACTCGCCGCCACCAGTGGAGGGCTACGAGGCAGTGGTGAGGGAGTTGGAGGAGAAGCTGAGGGAACGAGACCTGGAGCTCCAGCAGCTTCGTGAAAATCTGGATGAAAATGAAGCTGCCATCTGCCAGGTGACACATAAAGGCACTCACTTCACCACACTAATCTTATTTTAAAACACTCAATAATTGATATTCTGTTAGCACAAATGAAGAACTAACCTCTGACCTCTCACCCATGTCTTTTGCTGTAAAAGGTGTATGAGGAGAAGCAGCGTCGCTGtgaaagagagatggaagagCTGAGACAGAGCTGTGCCACGAAGATGAAGCAGGCCTCTCAGAAGGCCCAGAGGGCACAGCAGGTGCTCCAGTTACAGGTATGCtaagtattttaaaatatttcaaagcgTTTACATGGAGTGATATTTATGTGGGGAATTTGAAGAAAGCTGTAGTATGGAAAATAAGTAATATATACATCTGTGTGCACCATCAGGTATTTCAGCTCcagcaagagaaaaagaagtTGCAGGAGGacttttcctctctgctgcagGACAGAGAGACGTTGGAAAGGAGATGTGCCACCATCCAGAGGGAGCAGACGCAGCTGGGGCCACGTCTGGAAGAGACAAAGTGGGAGGTGGGTGAGAGTCAGACACTGAAAAGGTGTTAGGTCAGGGGAGACATGGTGATGTAGTGTGTTCCTGTTCGAGTCTGGCAGGAGACCTTTACTGCATGtcatttcctgtctctttcACTCCTCATTTCCTGTTCATCTCTGTACTGTTGACTCACTCATGAAACCATGAAATGTCACAAAAGGAAAAGTGTTAAGTCCAAGGTGACACTCGAAAGAATTTGAGGTTTACCTTTAAGGAGCAAGCTCTCTAAGTCCCTTTCCCTTGTTTCTTCAGGTGTGTCAGAAGTCAGGAGAGATCTCCCtcctgaagcagcagctgaaggaGATCCAGTCGGAGCTCAGTCAAAAGGCCGGAGACATTGTGGTCCTTAAAGCTCAGCTAAGAGAAGCTCGATCTGAACTGCAAGCCAGTCAGGTTCGATCCCAGGAGGCCCAGACGGCCCTGCGGACACGATCTTTGGAGCTGGAAGTCTGCGAGAACGAACTCCAGAGGCGCAAGAGTGAAGCCGAGCTACTCCGGGAGAAAGTGGGCCGTCTGGAAGAGGAGTCAGTGCGGCTCCGTGACATGTCTAGTCACAGTGGAAATGCAGCCATGAAGGGACAATGCATGAGCCTGTCCCTCCAACAGGGAAGAAGTATGGCAGGAAGGGGGGGGGCCCAGTCCCTCCATGTACCGTGATGGAGAGGAGACCCATCTGGTCTGGGGAGGAGAGAGTGATGAAGCCAAAGCACAGAGGCAGAATGCAGAAACTGTGTTTGCACTCAGACAACAGgtacacattttctttctgcGCCTTTTTCCGACTTAAAATGAGAAACTATACATTAATGGACTGTAACTACATCCTCTGCagttttgaggtacttgtatTTTAGTATTTCAGTGTTATGCTGCTTTTTACTTCAACTCTTCTACATACTGATCACAGAATTTTACAAAATTTCACGCTTAGTACCGCTAAACAGTACATGTGTCTAACATTTGCTTTATCTCTTTTGCTAAGGTGGACAGGCTGAAGGCTGAGCTCATGTACGAGAGGAGGACCAGGGAGGAGCAACTTTCCCGGTTTGAGGATGAGAGGAGGGTGTGgcaagaggaaaaggaaaaggtaagaaggaggaagatgaagattTGTTCTCTAATTCCTTGACAGAGTTTTAGTTCTTAAaatctttttccttctctgcctACCTGTTTAACTActtacttttttaaaactttcacCTAGGTAATCTGCTatcagaaacagctgcagcagaactACATCCAGATGTATCGTCGAAACCGGGATCTCGAACGAGTGATGAGGGAGCTGAGCCTGGAGCTGGAGAACAGGGACATGGAGGACTATGAGGTGCACAGCGGCAGCAATGACATTCACTTTGAAGAAATCACTGCCACTGAgatctaaacacacacacacacacacacacacacacacttacagttaTATAGTCACAGAAATACATGGGAGCACAACTCACAGAAGACTCTGAATATTTAAACCAAACATTGAACTCCAAGCCAAATACTTTAACATGGCTTTACCTGGACCACCAAGCGAGCACTCGTCACTGTCAAAAGGGAGATCTCCCAAAGGTGCATTCTCACTTTCTGCTACCAGAGGAGTACTATCATAAATCTTTACAAGGTGTTTCCCACTGGCGCTTTTAATGGGTTTTATTCCACTACAAAGCCAGCACAAAGACTTCTTTCCTTTTGTGGGAGCAAAGGTGGTGAAAAAAAGGTGTTTGTCAAATCAGGGTATTAAAAAATCAATGGGAactttaagcaaaaaaaaaaaaaacaacttactacttacattttaatttggttACATGTTTCTTGGTAGTACATGGGGTTAGATAACCGGCCACCAGCATGCATGTTAGAGATGCATCATGATAGTAACTCCATAACCCCACCACTGCTGGCTATTAAAGACACCGCCCTCATCACCCGTCCAAACTGTGCTAATTTGCGACATCAGCAACAACAGCTGCACTGGTTCTGCTAAAGGgaaaataacagcaaacattACAACATTTGCTGTTCGTGTTTTATGGCGTTCGGAGGACCAgaaggtcattttattttggaataaTAAAGAGGAATGCTTTTGTTCCTGAGCTCATTTTGCAGGTATTTCCTCAGCAGTGTGTATCTGAAAAGGTATGTATTAACACTCTTACCACTCCAGAGAAATGCATTATAAATTGTCACTGTCAGTGAAAGAACCTGTTCACCTGGGAGATGATGTTTTGCACaactttcctgttttcttttgtgtgggATATAACTGTTTTTGTGAAGCACAGCGACAAACtcaaaaaaacagttttgaaatttGCTTATGTGGACATAAACCCCAGAGGACACAAATAACCAAATGTTCAAAGGAAATGCTTTATTTGAACTGTTGCTGATTTAAGACCACCAACAGTCATGCACTCAATGTGTCAACTCATTCATACAATGCAGCGAGCTCtgacataaatatttacattttacagttatGTAGCCCTAGGAAGCAGAGTGTAGCATGGGAGAGATCAGGATGTTACcgtcttctttttctctctttttatgcCTTTGTCTTTATGTCTACTCTCACTTTACACTTTCTCTATCTCTGCTTCTTATTCAACTATTTTTATACAGTGAAAGCACCTCAGCGATCGGTATCAGGAAACTAAAAATGGAGCATGTTCTTTCAGTTTTGTCATGATGTCGCTGAGAGATTTAAGCCTGTGTTTGAATCGTTGGCATGCTTATTCAGAATTTCCGTTTATTCCTCTTCATATCCAAGCTCTTTGCTTAGCCTTTGGCAGCCTAAAGCCAAATAACACTGTTAAAGTCTTCCTAGTCTCATCTAGACTATACTCTTCACTGATTGCTATACAGGTATAGCGAGACTGgcatgtctgcatgtctttggtGTATCAGATTTCAGAAGAAGCTGGTTCAGAGAGCAGTGAGAGGAGAATTTTCAAATGCAGTAACACCAGCGGTGAATGTCCTCAAGGCAGGTCGCTGTTGAAGCCCTAAATATAAATTGCTGAAgagcatgttaacatttaaaGCTGTGggttgctgtgttttctcacaaTGTATGCAGGGCTGCGTATAACACTGAGCTTGGCAGgtctctacaaaaaaaaaaaagtagtggtCTGagaacttttattttacaaagagTATATATCAAGGAATAATGGAGGAGatgttgtatatttttttatatatagggCCTGAAGATATTTTGTTGTAGTACTGGTGCAAGTGTGGGTTTAATATACAAAGTATAAAGACTTCTATATaaagatatagatatatatataaatatatatatcacataCCAATATTTCAAATGATAGATCAATTATAAATGGAGGCAGCAGCATAGAACGAGTGCACCTGATACTGTAATGCATGAAAATCTGTTTACATTATATACTCTGTGTGACACAAATATTATACACCATGTGATGACCAAACTTTGCAGCTGAAAAAGCAGTGGGGAGCTTTTGTTGGCCTGCTGTTCTCCATTTTTATTAATCTGTCACTTGATTATCAGTATCGTATTATTACACTGATCCATGTGTTCATCATTGGATTTTGTGCACGTTCGTTTATAAATGCATGAGGCAGGTGACTTCTTCATTAGGCTGAGGTTGGAGCTGATGCTAACTGTCCAATATTTCCTATATTTGGAAATATAATCAAACCCCTTTCAGCAAATTTGATCAGTCAACACTTTGCATGACATTGCCACAATCACTGTGGTTTATGAGAGATTGAAGAACATTAGAAGACTGCACTGTGCGTAAATTAACATTAAATCCATGGAAAGTGACTTTTAATGGAAAAAGTTGGGATTGTCCAACCATACTCACCTAACCAAGCCTAGACTGTTACTCACTGCAGATGCAGCACTGGTACAGATGAACAACAAGCACAGGTGTTGCAAATCAAACTAACTCCCTCACTGAAAAGTACTATGTCACTCCCAGACTACATCAtcccatttttttcctcatatcTCAGTTCTTGTCATTGGTGTGtaactgttttctgtgtaaatatgtaaaacattaaatagaATTAACAGTgacattgtcttttatttagaCAAATATCTATTTCCAATGTAGCCGCCGTGACTAGACCAAAGCAAAGTAACATACTTCTTTTTTGTGgcatttctctctcccttttgtGTGCATTATGTTTGCTTACACTGTCTTCATCAATTCTTAAAGTACGTAgttgtatgtatatttttatgtgtacaTTTCTTGTACAAAtgactgtttttaattaaagaacATGTTGTCACACCTTAAAGCAACTATTTCCTCGCTTGCCTTGGTGTGCAAAGTATACTGAACGAGCATTTATTGCATTAAAGTCAAACATCTAATGTActatcactttttatttaaggTTTACATCTTATCAGTGTTTTTCCCCCCACTGGCCATCTGCAGAAGTAAAGGCACCATGTAGACTATGTTCCAGTTATCATGCTACCCATATCTCCTCTACCCTACTTTGAATTAAACCGTGCCACAGGCCTCAATGTCCCGCATTTCTCATTGACATGTTTTTCCAGCTCCTCCACATGTCTGCATAAGCTCAGTCCACAGCATGGTGTAATTAAGCCTCTAAAGTGGCGGAGTGTTCCAGAGCACAAGCGCTTCTGccagaaaaatacaacacaaaaaatactgAGCAGTAATTTGTAATAATCCCCCCAGACATCCACTAAACCCAAACTATCAGTTTTGACATAATACAGGGGTTTAATCTGGGTATAAATCTATAAATCTCATAACGCAGGCTTGAGTAATCTCCCTCTGTCAGGGCTAGTGGACTGAGTTTCTCTAGCTGAAAAGTGCAGACCACTGGCTCCAAAATCAGACAGTGCTCAGAGGTCACAACAAGGTTGCCACATATTAAAAGGTAGAAACCAGGGAAGAATTCAGAAACCATGTCATCTTATCATAAAATAACCTTAAGAAAACATGTTACACTATGTTTAGTCAAGTTAATGTGCAATAAATGCATTTGGTAAAATGTACAATAAGA is a genomic window of Mastacembelus armatus chromosome 15, fMasArm1.2, whole genome shotgun sequence containing:
- the LOC113131922 gene encoding LOW QUALITY PROTEIN: leucine zipper putative tumor suppressor 2 homolog (The sequence of the model RefSeq protein was modified relative to this genomic sequence to represent the inferred CDS: deleted 1 base in 1 codon) translates to MALVQALPVTDHPNPGLDVQQCRPLSSHSPSAPCSGPCGPCSPGTAMGSVSSLISGRTYQERHCRAGSEFNAKPRRSTPATSCFRLQDNTLRSGSSLEQLLVVSNQSQPQVLPPPLPTKKQPRPGNSAGAYRSETVAGAVGGGSNGKLEYVSDEVVVGDWNDNLVVAAASPCSDPEDQRDNRTLNGNIGGPPPKLIPVSGQLEKNIEKVLIRPTAFKPVVPKNRHSVQYLSPRPGGSSLSESQASLHLVLPLGGSNSANSTNGNGGGSSSSSEGKRNSYSGSRNARSSQSCSMSDSGRNSLSSLPTHSSTGYSLAPSEGSSSRSGSGGQLEPTSGLGRNTSGGSGSHGHTNSDSGRSSSSKSTGSGSLSGRGQPLSDSGSCGHSPPPVEGYEAVVRELEEKLRERDLELQQLRENLDENEAAICQVYEEKQRRCEREMEELRQSCATKMKQASQKAQRAQQVLQLQVFQLQQEKKKLQEDFSSLLQDRETLERRCATIQREQTQLGPRLEETKWEVCQKSGEISLLKQQLKEIQSELSQKAGDIVVLKAQLREARSELQASQVRSQEAQTALRTRSLELEVCENELQRRKSEAELLREKVGRLEEESVRLRDMSSHSGNAAMKGQCMSLSLQQGRSMAGRGGPSPSMYRDGEETHLVWGGESDEAKAQRQNAETVFALRQQVDRLKAELMYERRTREEQLSRFEDERRVWQEEKEKVICYQKQLQQNYIQMYRRNRDLERVMRELSLELENRDMEDYEVHSGSNDIHFEEITATEI